A part of Ooceraea biroi isolate clonal line C1 chromosome 10, Obir_v5.4, whole genome shotgun sequence genomic DNA contains:
- the LOC105278278 gene encoding F-box/WD repeat-containing protein 5, whose amino-acid sequence MDGVEDGAQSHQATDEDASESDNGSECLSQQSEGNVNWYYMPDSILLIIFQYLTPKELVTAGEVCRSWHRVSRDEFLWKYIFYRTYKVDPDVGIMPGKTSWLGEFKRLAYHTPLIETEVLKEHSHQVLHVSFSHNGKMFATCSKDGYILVWQSQYPVTIKYLHDMKTFSWKYTQFSQFNCTDTLLLVSGVHFGTPHSTSGEIAVFRVAPGFDLQCRVVNKPYDIFGTWYSERYLLSGNLHWLAHLVSTSVVWLNKANQESASEHVPIMTQLFRFYNGNASSVRAIMVANCLAPAPAESTEQQNQPSSSSTKEEKGNPPSHKDLLSPSSNSSQQQQQQEEPVVLHHASSRLQYSTLEGGFSNWRKLGDGFEYASPIQYNQEYRQVEMEKKANESDSDSENPQWEEDSESGESSITEECDADELANNPEKFLIFTTGSKTYTPHKVGFKRIKLVSFPRRLDPGPSLRERIAQRQRERERQNSASMDTDWLDYEAVADKFDKIDHLIDLHGHIIGMGLSPDHRYLYVNTRPWPKGYVITNPLQPPPIAQEIDIHVIDLVTLKQVGTMLRAHKAYTPNNECFFIFLDVCNEYVASGAEDKHGYLWDRHYGICLAKFPHSDVVNSVAFNPRDPEMLVTTSDDYTVKVWRSRAMVKTLGLDENSYRRGMEVRKRRRFQRSSNNVD is encoded by the exons ATGGACGGCGTCGAGGATGGCGCGCAGTCCCATCAGGCGACCGACGAGGACGCGAGCGAGTCGGACAACGGCAGCGAGTGCCTGTCGCAGCAGAGCGAGGGCAACGTAAACTGGTATTACATGCCAGACTCGATCCTCCTGATTATCTTCCAGTACCTGACGCCGAAGGAGCTGGTGACCGCGGGGGAGGTGTGCCGATCATGGCACCGGGTGTCGCGCGACGAGTTCCTgtggaaatatatattctatcgCACGTACAAGGTAGACCCGGACGTCGGCATCATGCCAG GGAAAACATCCTGGTTAGGAGAATTCAAACGTCTGGCATATCACACTCCTCTGATAGAAACCGAAGTTCTCAAAGAGCATTCGCATCAGGTACTACACGTGAGCTTCTCACACAATGGCAAAATGTTTGCGACCTGCTCAAAAGATGGATATATTCTT GTATGGCAAAGTCAGTATCCAGTTACGATAAAGTATCTACACGACATGAAGACATTTAGTTGGAAGTATACTCAATTCTCTCAGTTTAATTGTACAGATACGTTGCTCCTCGTGTCTGGTGTCCACTTTGGTACACCTCACAGCACGTCGGGAGAAATAGCAGTGTTTAGAGTAGCAC CTGGCTTTGACCTTCAGTGTAGAGTAGTGAATAAACCGTACGACATATTTGGTACATGGTACAGTGAACGTTACCTTTTAAGTGGAAATCTCCATTGGCTGGCACATTTAGTCAGCACTAGCGTAGTTTGGCTCAATAAGGCAAACCAGGAATCGGCCAGCGAGCATGTACCCATTATGACGCAGCTTTTCAG GTTTTACAACGGGAATGCTTCCTCAGTCAGAGCGATCATGGTCGCGAATTGTTTGGCACCAGCGCCGGCCGAGTCCACGGAACAGCAGAACCAGCCTTCGTCCTCGAGcacgaaagaagagaaaggcAATCCGCCGAGTCACAAGGACCTGTTGTCGCCCTCGAGCAATAgctcgcagcagcagcagcagcaggaagAACCGGTGGTGCTTCACCATGCCTCGTCGCGATTACA ATATAGTACGTTAGAAGGTGGATTTTCGAACTGGAGAAAACTTGGTGACGGTTTTGAATACGCTAGTCCTATACAGTACAACCAGGAATACAGGCAGGTTGAGATGGAGAAGAAGGCGAACGAGAGCGACAGCGACAGCGAGAATCCGCAGTGGGAAGAGGATAGCGAGTCTGGag AGTCTTCAATAACCGAGGAGTGTGACGCGGACGAGCTGGCGAATAATCCGGAaaagtttcttatttttacgACCGGCTCGAAAACGTACACGCCGCATAAAGTCGGCTTTAAGAGAATTAAGCTGGTGAGCTTTCCAAGGAGATTGGACCCGGGACCGTCGTTGCGCGAGAGGATAGCTCAGCGacagagagagcgggagagacaGAATAGCGCGTCGATGGACACCGACTGGCTCGATTACGAGGCCGTGGCAGACAAATTCGATAAGATAGATCATTTGATTGACCTTCATGGCCACATCATTGGAATGGGCCTTTCTCCTGATCATAG ATATCTCTACGTAAATACGCGACCGTGGCCGAAGGGCTACGTCATCACGAATCCTCTGCAACCGCCACCAATCGCGCAGGAGATCGACATACACGTGATCGACTTGGTGACGTTGAAGCAAGTCGGCACGATGTTGAGGGCGCACAAGGCGTACACGCCCAATAACGAATGCTTCTTTATATTTCTCGACGTGTGTAACGAATACGTGGCAAG CGGCGCGGAGGATAAGCACGGCTACCTGTGGGACCGGCACTACGGGATTTGTTTAGCGAAGTTCCCTCACTCTGACGTAGTCAATTCCGTGGCTTTCAACCCGCGCGATCCCGAAATGCTGGTAACGACCAGCGACGATTACACGGTCAAGGTCTGGCGGAGTCGGGCGATGGTGAAGACCTTGGGCTTGGACGAGAATTCGTATCGCAGGGGAATGGAGGTGCGAAAGCGACGCAGGTTCCAGAGGAGCAGTAATAACGTAGACTGA
- the LOC105278274 gene encoding transmembrane protein 223, protein MLSTAFKCSTLSKVVLSELRSIQGITQRYFKYDKNVFSVGLTVRTILTKCTRSSDGLVRPTSLLKSKSLSQGSVQRQHSGLDVNTNVKNNVILYKYDNPKQSRNFKLFIFAHLIGWSVLAYAIYKPSLMDIFTTDISMKQYFQDHVWRFPIFVFSSFIGPSMFLLFYFLQSRTLKYIILNKGGETLTFITHHMFKRKSTINNLPVRSVSSTKHRTDDGTYISLKVKNRPFYFLVEKTGTFVNPKLFDYVMLIS, encoded by the exons ATGTTGTCTACAGCTTTTAAGTGCTCTACGCTTTCCAAAGTTGTATTATCTGAATTACGATCTATCCAAGGAATAAcgcaaagatattttaaatatgataagaaTGTATTTTCGGTGGGATTGACCGTTAGAACAATTCTAACAAAGTGTACaag ATCATCTGATGGATTAGTGCGACCAACAAGTCTCCTTAAATCTAAGAGCTTGTCACAAGGTTCGGTGCAACGGCAGCACTCAGGGTTggatgtcaatacaaatgtaaagaataacgtaattttatataaatatgacaaTCCAAAACAATCAcggaattttaaattatttatatttgcacatTTAATTGGTTGGTCCGTATTGGCTTATGCCATATACAAGCCAAGTTTGATGGACATATTCACTACTGACATAAGTATGAAACAATATTTCCAAGATCACGTATGGCGGTTTCCAATTTTTGTCTTTTCAAGTTTTATAG GTCCATCCATGTTCCTactgttttattttctgcAATCTCGTactttaaagtatataattttaaataagggCGGTGAAACACTTACATTTATTACTCATCACATGTTCAAAAGGAAATCTACTATAAACAATTTACCAGTCAGATCG gTAAGCAGTACCAAACATAGGACAGATGATGGAACATATATATCacttaaagtaaaaaatagacCGTTTTACTTTCTCGTCGAGAAAACCGGTACGTTTGTAAATCCGAAACTTTTTGATTATGTGATGTTAATCTCGTAA
- the LOC105278271 gene encoding uncharacterized protein LOC105278271: MHTSRYSGYHINTNCDYITDGEESHRAPSDRTVSEYVVANEHTTMVKPRRKNHTDKYDREEERRSRSAHNTRDSVLSGSSKHSLHPLRKSASHGSICDNGSDIYVTSAAYRATSDISRVSRHSLAPSSRLEHRAPSHYSYGSGRSGTSTVKTRTSRKGGIIVETMSTPNPFCPNTKGVCCLMLLLNLGLILVTLGLVIVIQFFQPLVVWILGIIFLIFGLLTLIGSFVYCVHVFRNAKHPHDINPEDLYWTHYWQGRVGSAAPEVYYKPEDKYHDDGYSDRYSKYSGKYYDRQSQRY, encoded by the exons ATGCATACCTCGAGGTACTCCGGCTACCACATTAACACGAATTGTGATTACATTACAGACGGCGAAGAGAGCCACCGGGCTCCCTCAGATCGCACTGTGTCCGAGTATGTCGTTGCCAACGAGCATACCACCATG GTAAAACCAAGAAGAAAGAACCACACTGACAAATATGAcagggaggaggagaggagatcCAGGAGCGCGCACAACACTCGCGACTCCGTCTTGTCCGGATCGTCGAAGCACAGTCTACATCCGCTTCGCAAGAGTGCCTCGCACGGCAGCATCTGCGACAACGGTTCGGACATATACGTCACCAGTGCCGCGTACAGAGCTACCTCTGACATCAG TCGGGTGTCACGCCACAGCCTAGCACCAAGCTCGAGATTGGAGCACAGAGCGCCTAGTCATTACAGCTACGGCTCTGGCAGATCAGGCACCTCGACAGTGAAGACGCGCACGTCGCGGAAGGGCGGCATAATCGTGGAGACCATGTCGACGCCCAACCCTTTCTGCCCGAACACCAAGGGCGTTTGTTGCCTCATGCTGCTTCTCAATCTCGGTCTGATCCTTGTTACGTTGGGCCTCGTCATTGTCATACAGTTCTTCCAACCGCTAGTCGTTTG GATCTTgggaattatatttcttatatttggACTTTTGACGCTGATCGGCAGTTTCGTGTATTGCGTGCACGTGTTCAGAAACGCCAAACACCCACACGATATCAATCCAGAAGATTTATACTGGACCCATTACTGGCAAGGCCGTGTCGGCTCTGCAGCGCCTGAAGTTTACTATAAACCGGAGGATAAGTACCATGATGATGGCTACAGCGATCGATACAGTAAATATTCGGGAAAGTATTACGACAGGCAAAGTCAGAGATACTAA
- the LOC105278273 gene encoding Sjoegren syndrome nuclear autoantigen 1 homolog isoform X1 encodes MMSQHGAALQTFNQELVKCLEEMKLRRAEVQAQIDAQEEEKNNLQHEIEKMSCKLTELNDTLAKRIAIRNEYDRTISDTETAFMKILESSQLLLKVIKKEAVSLDETLVKANSEKQSIRQ; translated from the exons ATGATGTCTCAGCACGGTGCTGCTTTGCAAACGTTTAACCAGGAGCTCGTCAAAT GTTTGGAAGAAATGAAGTTGAGACGAGCCGAGGTCCAGGCTCAGATAGACGCccaagaggaagagaagaataaTTTACAACACGAAATCGAGAAGATGTCGTGCAAGCTCACAGAACTGAACGATACTTTGGCGAAGAGGATCGCAATTAGAAATGAGTACGACAGAACCATCTCCGACACTGAGACAGCATTCATGAAG ATTTTGGAGAGCTCGCAATTATTACTTAAAGTGATCAAGAAGGAAGCCGTGAGTCTGGATGAGACTCTAGTTAAAGCCAACAGCGAGAAACAATCGATTCGACAATAA
- the LOC105278273 gene encoding Sjoegren syndrome nuclear autoantigen 1 homolog isoform X2, with translation MKLRRAEVQAQIDAQEEEKNNLQHEIEKMSCKLTELNDTLAKRIAIRNEYDRTISDTETAFMKILESSQLLLKVIKKEAVSLDETLVKANSEKQSIRQ, from the exons ATGAAGTTGAGACGAGCCGAGGTCCAGGCTCAGATAGACGCccaagaggaagagaagaataaTTTACAACACGAAATCGAGAAGATGTCGTGCAAGCTCACAGAACTGAACGATACTTTGGCGAAGAGGATCGCAATTAGAAATGAGTACGACAGAACCATCTCCGACACTGAGACAGCATTCATGAAG ATTTTGGAGAGCTCGCAATTATTACTTAAAGTGATCAAGAAGGAAGCCGTGAGTCTGGATGAGACTCTAGTTAAAGCCAACAGCGAGAAACAATCGATTCGACAATAA
- the LOC105278266 gene encoding beta-1,3-galactosyltransferase brn, giving the protein MYCLLRPYLQKCRRILSRVKPGYVLFFFGVIALLEFFGVFIHLFEVTYDENFAYPYEGNVHDFVNALRRNERPEIEPINEYKYTFILKQPQKCKEDVDTLRLVYVVKSALENFDRRTAIRNSWGIEKRFFDVPVRTIFVVGTHPDDEEMDARLKLEAAIYKDIIQADFVDSYYNNTIKTMMGLKWLVKYCPNSRFYMFVDDDMYVSVKNVVTFIRNPANYPFYLMESRKVYNAHKREIKRSDLVDYESVDDSPASRNATYNSKASEIKSSVRSFAIHASTNNSGMDVSEKRDAGNGENLTVAGKRSPESSAATLNRKKRQLFDFELPDDVRLFAGFVFMRSAPHRHKFSKWYVSLREYPYHLWPPYVTAGAFILSKEALLDLYYTSFYTKHFRFDDIFLGLVARKADIVPFHCEDFHFYKKAYTKYGYKYVITSHGYDDPNELVQVWNEQKALGNA; this is encoded by the coding sequence ATGTATTGCTTACTGCGCCCTTATCTTCAAAAGTGCCGCCGTATCTTGTCGAGGGTTAAGCCGGGATACGTGCTCTTCTTTTTCGGCGTGATAGCCCTGTTGGAATTTTTTGGAGTGTTCATCCATCTGTTCGAGGTCACGTACGACGAGAACTTTGCGTATCCGTACGAAGGCAACGTCCACGACTTCGTAAATGCTCTACGGCGCAACGAGAGGCCTGAGATTGAGCCGATAAACGAGTACAAGTATACTTTTATCCTGAAACAGCCGCAAAAGTGCAAGGAAGACGTGGACACGCTCCGTCTAGTGTACGTAGTCAAGTCCGCCTTGGAGAACTTTGACAGGAGGACCGCCATACGCAATTCGTGGGGGATCGAGAAGAGATTCTTCGACGTGCCAGTGAGAACGATTTTCGTGGTAGGTACGCACCCGGACGACGAGGAGATGGACGCAAGACTGAAGCTCGAGGCAGCGATCTACAAGGACATCATACAAGCGGACTTCGTAGACTCGTACTACAACAACACCATCAAAACGATGATGGGTCTCAAGTGGCTGGTGAAATATTGCCCCAACTCGAGGTTCTACATGTTCGTGGACGACGACATGTACGTGTCGGTGAAAAATGTGGTGACGTTCATCAGGAACCCGGCGAACTATCCGTTTTACCTGATGGAGTCGAGAAAGGTATACAATGCTCACAAGAGGGAGATCAAACGGTCCGATTTAGTGGACTACGAGAGTGTCGATGACAGTCCTGCCAGTAGGAACGCGACGTACAACTCGAAAGCCAGTGAAATAAAATCCTCCGTGCGGAGCTTCGCGATTCACGCGTCCACGAATAACAGCGGGATGGACGTGTCTGAGAAACGAGACGCGGGAAACGGTGAAAATCTCACGGTGGCGGGTAAACGGTCGCCCGAGTCGAGTGCAGCGACGTTGAACAGGAAGAAACGACAGCTGTTCGATTTCGAGCTGCCCGACGACGTCAGGCTGTTCGCGGGATTCGTGTTCATGCGCTCGGCGCCACATCGGCACAAGTTCTCCAAGTGGTACGTCTCGTTGAGGGAATACCCGTATCACCTGTGGCCACCGTACGTCACGGCCGGTGCATTTATTCTGTCCAAGGAAGCGCTGCTGGACCTGTACTACACGAGTTTTTACACCAAGCACTTTAGGTTCGACGATATTTTTCTAGGCTTAGTCGCGAGGAAGGCCGACATAGTGCCGTTCCATTGCGAGGATTTTCACTTTTACAAGAAGGCGTACACGAAGTACGGTTACAAGTACGTCATAACGTCTCACGGATACGACGATCCGAACGAACTCGTGCAAGTTTGGAACGAGCAGAAGGCCCTCGGAAACGCCTAA